The Methanobacterium sp. BAmetb5 genome includes a region encoding these proteins:
- a CDS encoding M20 family metallopeptidase, with translation MTSEDFYKAIDQLAGDFELSQIEIFRWLHQHPELAYQEFETSQYIREHLEKLPGLKIQSIAKTGIKAILYGEKSGPTVAIRADIDALPMKEETGLDYASNVKTDYNGQETGVAHSCGHDASTTAALGTATVLTHLRSELPGNVIFLFQPAEEGAPTGSDGGALRMIAEGALENPEVQAIFGFHANSTCYPGQVMIREGPTHASQDSIFIRIWGEQAHGSQPWSGKDPIVAGASLITSLQTLISREVDLQKGAAVITVGYFWGGIKVNIIPEGSEMGLTVRSLDKSNREILITRIKELAELKAEMHGCHAEVIYGQHYPLNINNVQLYDTMLPTVERVAKAKNVLYYLASTKSEDFSHFSQEVPGLYMYYGTAPCDQPLSEAKPTHHPEFRVEEQALKFATRLECNLLYDCLKNLQ, from the coding sequence ATGACTTCTGAGGATTTTTACAAGGCTATAGATCAACTGGCCGGTGATTTTGAACTTTCCCAAATTGAAATCTTTAGATGGCTACACCAGCACCCCGAACTGGCTTATCAGGAATTTGAAACCAGCCAGTACATTCGGGAGCACCTGGAAAAACTCCCGGGATTGAAAATTCAATCCATAGCCAAGACCGGTATTAAAGCCATTCTTTACGGGGAAAAATCAGGCCCTACCGTAGCTATTCGGGCCGATATTGACGCACTCCCCATGAAGGAAGAAACAGGCCTTGACTATGCTTCTAATGTAAAAACAGATTATAATGGTCAAGAAACTGGGGTGGCTCATTCCTGTGGTCATGATGCCTCTACTACTGCTGCTCTGGGCACGGCTACAGTTTTAACCCATTTAAGATCGGAATTACCGGGTAATGTGATTTTCCTGTTTCAACCAGCGGAAGAAGGTGCTCCCACTGGTTCTGATGGCGGAGCACTGCGAATGATTGCTGAAGGTGCTTTGGAAAACCCGGAAGTCCAAGCTATATTCGGTTTTCATGCCAACAGCACTTGCTATCCTGGCCAGGTCATGATTCGGGAAGGGCCTACCCATGCCAGCCAGGACAGTATATTTATACGTATATGGGGGGAACAGGCCCATGGATCACAGCCTTGGAGTGGGAAAGATCCTATTGTTGCTGGTGCATCCCTTATAACTTCTCTGCAGACTCTTATCAGCCGGGAAGTGGACCTACAGAAGGGGGCTGCAGTTATCACGGTTGGTTACTTTTGGGGTGGAATCAAGGTTAACATCATCCCTGAAGGATCAGAAATGGGGTTAACTGTGCGTTCTCTGGACAAAAGTAATAGGGAAATACTTATAACTCGTATTAAGGAGTTAGCAGAATTAAAAGCAGAAATGCATGGTTGTCATGCGGAAGTTATCTACGGGCAGCATTATCCCCTGAATATAAACAACGTTCAACTGTACGATACAATGCTCCCCACAGTAGAAAGAGTTGCCAAGGCAAAAAACGTACTTTATTACCTTGCATCAACCAAATCAGAAGATTTTTCTCATTTTTCACAGGAAGTTCCTGGTTTATACATGTATTATGGTACTGCTCCTTGTGACCAGCCGCTTTCCGAAGCTAAACCTACTCATCATCCTGAATTCAGAGTGGAGGAACAGGCTTTAAAGTTTGCCACCCGTTTGGAATGCAATCTACTTTACGACTGTTTGAAGAATCTCCAATAA